Proteins encoded by one window of Mercenaria mercenaria strain notata chromosome 4, MADL_Memer_1, whole genome shotgun sequence:
- the LOC123552322 gene encoding baculoviral IAP repeat-containing protein 7-like, whose product MSESGNNSSGSGYDIHSNLPREVEQDSEPVAETQTQQAHGNFLSLHHTNIGDHYSQRHPLVTGHSSLNRPTVSIFRKNNNDIVPEISNIYDGYKSEAIRLETFYDWPVNMVVRKEDLARNGFIYLHVNDRAQCVFCRGVLSSWVQGDVVEDEHKRHCPECPFAFGYECGNEPLPGSSVITLQRQNASASTQRPQPQFYIPSPQQQSFNTTVKVPVQAHLLQSHGELPSTQSTSLNRPDSRPSGLSSLGSLSSLPPVPSGQFGVGQPNTAPVTTNEPKYRDWGDEYKRVRSFKGWPTQMSQTPIELAKAGLLYMGHGDRCKCFWCGGELYDWEPQDIPWEEHAKWFSHCGYVRAVKGDEYIRYVRDRQNGLLVDPPVYEALRTPHVLSVLQEGYTQEQVMEAFSRFGRANLVDAPSIKQAIEHTKREREAILREANRTAGTQETASPVTLPDDDEEMEVEETALPAQGQSSANKTVDSNRPTSSSSNKPTSSSSSTSSSKDKDVESVMQENEKLKDMKLCKICMDNELCMTFLPCGHLATCEDCAQSVQECPICRKGIQQRVKIFWA is encoded by the exons ATGTCAGAAAGTGGAAATAATAGTAGTGGAAGTGGATATGATATTCATTCTAATCTTCCGAGAGAAGTTGAACAAGACTCCGAACCCGTAGCGGAGACACAGACACAGCAAGCCCATGGAAATTTTCTGTCCTTACATCACACAAATATTGGTGATCATTACTCACAAAGACACCCCCTTGTAACAGGGCATTCGAGTTTAAATCGACCAACTGTTTCAATTTTTCgtaaaaacaataatgatattGTGCcggaaatatcaaatatttatgatgGATATAAGTCGGAGGCAATACGACTGGAAACCTTTTATGACTGGCCAGTCAATATGGTTGTTAGGAAAGAAGACTTAGCACGGAAcggttttatttatttacatgttaatGATAGAGCACAGTGTGTATTTTGCCGAGGAGTTTTATCTAGCTGGGTGCAGGGAGATGTTGTCGAAGATGAGCACAAAAGACATTGTCCAGAGTGTCCCTTTGCATTTGGTTATGAGTGTGGAAATGAACCATTACCAGGATCGTCTGTAATTACTTTGCAAAGACAAAATGCAAGTGCAAGTACCCAAAGACCACAGCCACAATTTTATATACCATCTCCTCAACAACAGTCTTTTAACACAACAGTTAAAGTACCAGTACAGGCACATTTATTACAATCCCATGGGGAGCTTCCGTCGACTCAGAGTACTTCGTTGAATAGACCAGATAGTAGACCTAGCGGACTTAGTTCCCTGGGGTCTCTGTCGAGTCTGCCACCAGTACCATCAGGACAGTTTGGTGTTGGTCAGCCAAATACTGCCCCGGTTACAACAAATGAACCAAAGTACAGGGACTGGGGTGATGAATACAAAAGAGTTCGATCATTCAAAGGTTGGCCAACTCAGATGTCACAAACACCAATTGAATTGGCAAAGGCAGGGCTACTGTATATGG GCCATGGTGATAGATGTAAGTGTTTCTGGTGTGGAGGTGAGCTGTACGACTGGGAGCCCCAGGATATACCGTGGGAGGAGCATGCTAAATGGTTCTCCCATTGCGGCTATGTCAGGGCTGTAAAAGGAGATGAATATATCCGATATGTAAGAGATAGACAG aatgggTTGTTAGTAGATCCACCAGTGTATGAAGCATTAAGGACACCACATGTACTATCTGTGCTACAGGAGGGGTACACACAGGAACAAGTGATGGAAGCTTTTAGTAGATTTg gcaGAGCAAATTTGGTAGATGCTCCTAGCATTAAACAGGCAATAGAGCACACAAAAAGAGAACGGGAAGCGATTCTGCGTGAAGCCAACAGAACAGCTGGTACCCAGGAGACAGCCTCACCAGTTACACTTCCAGACGACGATGAAGAAATGGAAGTGGAAGAAACTGCTCTACCTGCACAG GGACAGAGTTCAGCGAATAAAACTGTTGACTCTAACAGACCAACTAGTTCATCTTCTAATAAACCTACAAGCTCTTCATCTAGTACATCTAGCTCTAAAGATAAAG ATGTCGAGAGTGTCATGCAGGAAAATGAAAAGCTTAAAGATATGAAGCTTTGTAAAATATGTATGGATAATGAACTCTGTATGACATTCTTACCTTGCGGGCACCTCGCCACGTGTGAAGACTGTGCACAGTCGGTGCAAGAATGCCCTATTTGTAGAAAGGGTATTCAACAAAGAGTTAAAATATTCTGGGCTTAA